The following nucleotide sequence is from Azoarcus sp. CIB.
ACAGCTAAAGGTAAGGTGACTCGCTCCTGTCCGGCCTGCCGACCGGCTAAGGCAGGAGCTAAACCAAATAGGTCGGCTAAGTATGTAGAGCTGTCTGTGGAGGGCTTGCGGACGGGGGTTCAATTCCCCCCGGCTCCACCAATTCAACGCCAAGACATTGATTGTCTTGGCGTTTTTATTTCGCCAGTCATACGGACCGCAGCCGGAATTCAGCCCCCCCCCCCTCGCGCCAAAGACGGAAGAGGCGATACCGGCCACGCGATCCATGTCAGCGCGAACGGGTCACGATCGCTTCGATCACCTGAACATCGGAATCGATCCGCTCTTCGACATCCTTCGCCACGGCCGATTGCCTGCGGACCTGCGGGGTAGCATGTTTTGAGTCCGCCGTGGAATCGCCGCCCCGCTTCCCCTGCGATTTTGCAGCAGAGTGCCGCACCGTCGCACCGTGCGACGCCCGCGCGTCCGCGACTCGCGTTACCCCCCTCGCCGGCCGGGTCTCTGTCCGACGGGCGCTCGCCACTCCCGGCCGCCTGACGGCCATCTCGGGCTTTTCCCCTTCCGGAGACGGCAACTCAACTATGGTCGCCGCCGGCACAGGTGCCTCTTGCTGCGGCGGCACAAACTCCTGCACTGCGGGCGCGGGCTCCTGACGGACTTCGGCCGCGACGGGGGCACTCATCGCAACCACATCCACGCCTTCGCCTTCGATTAGGCCGGAAGTCGCGCGCCAGCGCTCCCATATCACGAATGAGAGCGCCAATACGATCACCAGCACGGCACCCAAGACCAGCGCCATGCGCACCCGCCGCCCGCCTGCACCGACTCTTCTGCCGGCAGATAGCTCGCCGAGAATTTGAACATCACCATGACCAGGCTCGCACACAGTCGTTGCGAAGAGACTCGGTGCAGGTTGAGCACCCACCGCAGCAGCTGTTCCGGAAGAAGCATGAAGCATATACAAGCACCGATCCATTTGCCATATTCATATATAATAGTCGATTATAACGACATAGGCATTTCCTTGCCCAACCCCCGGCACCGTGATTTCGCCAATATTGTTTGTCACCCCGGTCGCATACTTCGCGCTCGTCTGCATCGGACTGGCGCTCATCCTCTATCCGGCGCGGCGACGCACGGTTCTCACGGGTGGTGCGGCACGCACTCATGCGGTCGCCGCCGCGCTGCGCGGCATGTTCCGCGACGCCACGAGGCGCGTATCGGCAAGCTTTCGCCTTGTGCGGGGCCACGGCGCCGAGATTTCCACCCGGCTGATCGAAAACCGCCCGGTGGCAATTTCCGCCATCGCGCTCGTCGTCCTTCCACCCTTGGTCGTGCTTGCGCTGTCGCAACGCGCGATCTTCGAGTTCGCTCCGGACAACACGCTCCCCGATCGCAAGATCGCCGCACTTCTGGCCGGAGAGCATCTCACCCCCCCTCCGCCGCTTCCGCCCGCCGTCTTTGCCACCACGGAAGTCGAAATGCTCAGACCATCGCTCGGGTCCGCCAGCCGGGACTGGAATCTGCTCGATGACCAGTTCCGGCAACGCCTGCTCACCGTGTTCACGCTGCTCGCGGAACAGCATGACTACCAGGCGGTACTGCTCGAAGGCTATCGCAGCCCCGAACGTCAGGCGGAACTGCTGCTGCGCGGCCCGGCCGTCACCCAGGCCGGCCCGAACATGAGCTATCACCAGCACGGCCTCGCCGCCGATGTCGCTTTCCTGCGCGACGGCAGGCTCGTCATCTCCGAGCGCGACCCCTGGGCCATGCGTGGCTACGAACTCTACGGCGCCCTTGCCGAGGCAGCGGGCCTGACCTGGGGCGGACGCTGGAAGATGATGGACCTCGGGCACGTCGAGCTGCGCCGGCGTGAAGCCCTTCCCGACGGGCACTCCTGAACCGCAGGTCCGTCAGCAAGACCCACAAGCAACTACGAGGAACCATTTCTCATGGCACGTCCGTTCATCGTCATCGGCGACCGGACCGATCACGGCGGCACTGTGATCGGCGCTTCGCTCAGCAGCGACTGCAATGGCAAAGGCATCGCACGCGTCGGGGATCAGGTGACCTGCCCCCGGAAAGGGCACGGCCGCGTGACGGTCATTGCGACGGGAGATCCGACTACCCTCATCGACGGACGTCCGGCCGCGCGCCATGGCGACAAGACGGCCTGCGGCGCGATCCTGATCGCCTCGCAGGCGCTCACCGTCGATTGAGACCGGGCCGCGATCCCATGTTCGCCTTCGCAATGAGGCCCATCGTTCTCGTCGTTCTTGCTACAACACTGGTCTGGACGCTCGTCCTCGGCTGGTGGCGGGCCGCGGGATATGAACCCAGCACGATCGACGTCGCCACGCATCTGGTCCTCTTGCCGGCAACACTTCTTGCCGGCTTCTGGCTCCTGCGAACCTTCATCGAACACCTTCGCCTGCCGCCCCACACGGCCGCGAACGCGCCCGCTCCCCAGGAAACGGCAACGCCCGGCCTCCCGGCGTCTGCAGCGTCCAGTCCGACACGCCGCCCGGATACGTTCCTGATCGCCTTCGCACTGCAGTGCGCGCACGGGACGGATCCGGCGCAAGTGCTCGATGCAAGCAGGGAAGGATGCACGCCCCCGCTCGACGACCACCTCCGCGACACGCACGGCTTTCCCGTGTTCGCCGCGCGCGTTGCCGATCTGTCGCCGGAGGAGCTCGACGAAGCACTGAACGACCATTCCGTCGACATGCGCCGGACGGACCGTGAAGAGGACGGGCGTGCGCTGGCGATGCTGCACACGACACTCCCCCGTGCCCTTGACGAAATCGCGGAATCCATCGCGCTCGATCCTGCGGCGATCCGGGACGTGTTCTGGCTTTCGGACCGGGACTGGCCGGACGAACACCAAGCCGGCCTCGTCGCCTGGCTGCGGCGCGAACACCTCGCTCCCCGCGGAATCGCCCCGGCAGAGGTTCGATTTCGCCACTTGCAGGACGACGCTCATGCCTTCGAGACCATCGACGAGTTGATCGCAAACCTGAACCGTCAGGAGTCCCCGGCAATCGTGCTCGTAATGGGCGCCGTGTCGCATGTTGGCGAGCGGACGATCGCGACCTGGGAGGCGGGATCGCAGCTGTTCACTGCGAACACGCAGGACGGCCGGATTCCCGGCGAGGCAGCCGCAGTGCTGTTGCTCGCGAATCCTGCCGGAGCCGCCTTTGTCGGGCGCCTGCCATCTCCCCGTCTATCGCATGCTGCCTCGGCCAGAAGCGCGCCCCCCGGGGCTGCCGGAGCGAAAACCGACGGATCTCTCCTGGGAAGCCTGATCGACGCCATCCTGGCCGATACGCGCCTCGACGCGGCACACATCGCGAATGTGCTTGCCGACGCCGACCATCGCGCCCCGGTCGCGAAGGAGCTCCTTCGGACGCTCTCGGAACGTTTCCCCGCGCTCGAACCACTGTCGGACACACTCAGCCTCGGAACCGCGACAGGCTTTGCCTCGCCTATCGGCGGACTCGTCACGCTGCTGTGCGCCGCCGAAGCCGCCAGCGCGGCCGACGGCGTCGCTCTGTGCCTGACCTGCCAATCCCCCCATGCCCGCGCGGCCATGATCGTCGACGCCAGTCCGCTGGCTTCCATGTCACCCCCGCAAACGCCAGTCTCCGCTCTTGACGCCACCTGACCGATGTATTCAATCCGCACCTTTCTGACCGACTCGCGCACGCTCTCCTTTATCGGCGTCCTGGCCCTTGCGGCCTTCTTCATGCTGGGCGCCGAAACGCTGGAACTCGCATTGACATGGGCAGCGATCGCCTCGTGCGCCCTCCTCGCAATCTGGATCGCGGTGTGGGCGTGGCGGCGACGGCGGGCCGGTCTCGCCGCTTCCGCTCTCGAACGGATGCTCGACCCGCGTACAGGCGATGGCGAAGGCCGGACGAAGGGAGAAATCGAAACCCTGCGCCAGCGCATGCAGGAAGCCATCCGCACGATCAAGACGTCGAAGCTCGGGCTGGTCTCCGGACGCGCCGCGCTGTATGAGCTGCCGTGGTACATCACGATCGGCAACCCGGCGGCAGGCAAGAGCACGGCCGTCGTCAATTCGGGCCTCACTTTCCCCCTCGGTGATGCGGCCGGCAGCGTCGTGCAGGGGCTCGGCGGGACGCGCAACTGCGACTGGTTCTTCACGACGGAAGGAATCCTCCTCGACACGGCCGGCCGCTACTCCGTCCATGAAGAAGACCGCGAGGAATGGCTGGGCTTTCTCGACCTGTTGAGAAGAAATCGTCCGCTCGCGCCGATCAACGGGATCATCGTCACGGCGAGCATCGGCGAGCTGCTCCGCAATCCCCCCGGCGTCGCAATTGCGCTCGCCAAGAACCTGCGACAGCGGGTTCAGGAACTCACCGAACGTCTGGAAGTGTTCGCGCCGATCTACGTGATGTTCTCGAAGGCCGATCTCATCGCGGGGTTCAACGAATTCTTTCAGGACGTGGACTGGAACGAGCGCGACCGCGTGTGGGGCGCCACGTTGCCCTACGAGACCAACGGAAGCAATGACGCCATAGGGCTGTTCGACCGCTACTTCGATGAACTGT
It contains:
- a CDS encoding M15 family metallopeptidase — translated: MFVTPVAYFALVCIGLALILYPARRRTVLTGGAARTHAVAAALRGMFRDATRRVSASFRLVRGHGAEISTRLIENRPVAISAIALVVLPPLVVLALSQRAIFEFAPDNTLPDRKIAALLAGEHLTPPPPLPPAVFATTEVEMLRPSLGSASRDWNLLDDQFRQRLLTVFTLLAEQHDYQAVLLEGYRSPERQAELLLRGPAVTQAGPNMSYHQHGLAADVAFLRDGRLVISERDPWAMRGYELYGALAEAAGLTWGGRWKMMDLGHVELRRREALPDGHS
- a CDS encoding PAAR domain-containing protein, translated to MARPFIVIGDRTDHGGTVIGASLSSDCNGKGIARVGDQVTCPRKGHGRVTVIATGDPTTLIDGRPAARHGDKTACGAILIASQALTVD